A single Drosophila ananassae strain 14024-0371.13 chromosome 3L, ASM1763931v2, whole genome shotgun sequence DNA region contains:
- the LOC6495959 gene encoding MAGE-like protein 2: MRMFVLPCLAVCVALAHCGAVAGEEANKAEGDTKTVEKRGLHLGDYHHYQPHHEHIKTVTIEKKVPVPYTVTKHVPYTVEKKIPYEVKVDVPQPYIVEKKVPVHVKEYVKVPVHVPKPYEVIKKVPYEVKVPVDKPYEVKVPVPQPYEVIKKIPYEVKVPVPQPYEVIKKVPVEVKVEVPVPKPYEVIKKVPYEVKVEVEKPYNVEVPKPYDVEVEKPYTVYVEKKVPYEVKVPVDKPYKVEVEKPYPVHVKVPVPQPYTVEKKVPYTVEKPVPYEVKVPIEKPIPVYSEVKVPIHKEIPVPEKYHVEVPIFKHHEHHHEDHHDHHHGHY; the protein is encoded by the exons ATGCGAATG TTCGTACTTCCTTGTCTCGCCGTGTGCGTGGCATTGGCCCACTGTGGGGCTGTGGCTGGCGAGGAGGCCAACAAGGCCGAGGGCGATACCAAGACCGTGGAGAAGCGGGGTCTCCACCTGGGCGACTATCATCACTACCAGCCCCATCACGAGCACATCAAGACGGTGACCATTGAGAAGAAGGTACCAGTACCCTACACCGTCACCAAGCACGTTCCCTACACCGTCGAGAAGAAG ATCCCCTATGAGGTGAAAGTGGATGTGCCTCAGCCCTATATTGTGGAGAAGAAGGTACCTGTCCATGTCAAGGAGTACGTGAAAGTACCCGTCCATGTCCCCAAGCCCTATGAGGTGATCAAGAAGGTGCCCTATGAGGTGAAGGTCCCGGTCGACAAGCCCTACGAAGTGAAAGTGCCCGTGCCCCAGCCCTATGAGGTCATCAAGAAGATCCCCTATGAGGTCAAGGTGCCAGTGCCCCAGCCCTACGAGGTGATCAAGAAGGTGCCCGTGGAAGTGAAGGTCGAGGTTCCCGTGCCCAAGCCCTACGAAGTGATCAAGAAGGTGCCCTATGAAGTGAAGGTCGAGGTGGAGAAACCCTACAATGTTGAAGTGCCCAAGCCCTATGATGTTGAGGTGGAGAAGCCCTACACCGTGTATGTCGAGAAGAAGGTGCCCTACGAGGTGAAAGTGCCCGTCGATAAGCCCTACAAGGTGGAG GTTGAGAAACCCTATCCCGTCCATGTAAAGGTGCCCGTGCCTCAGCCCTATACCGTTGAGAAGAAGGTTCCCTACACCGTTGAGAAGCCCGTGCCCTATGAGGTTAAGGTGCCCATCGAGAAGCCCATCCCCGTCTACTCGGAGGTGAAGGTGCCCATTCACAAGGAGATCCCAGTGCCAGAGAAGTACCACGTCGAGGTGCCCATCTTCAAGCACCACGAACACCACCACGAGGATCACCACGACCACCACCATGGACACTACTAA